Proteins encoded within one genomic window of Legionella sp. PC997:
- the coq7 gene encoding 2-polyprenyl-3-methyl-6-methoxy-1,4-benzoquinone monooxygenase, translated as MSILETLIAEVDNALRTLFPPAQRINTRPSPAESFTDIDLSIKEKKHVAGLMRVNHAGEVCAQALYQGQALTAHLTHIKKQMSDAAAEEIDHLAWCEVRLAELGSKPSILNPFWYAGSILLGAFAGFAGDKVSLGFVAETERQVSDHLRCHLQKLPPKDKKSHAILVKMKEDEERHAASALNAGAIELPYMVKQLMRVVSKLMTKSSYYV; from the coding sequence TATACTGGAAACCCTAATCGCCGAAGTAGACAATGCGCTACGTACTTTATTTCCCCCAGCGCAGCGGATAAATACTCGTCCATCCCCAGCAGAATCATTTACTGACATCGATCTTTCTATTAAAGAAAAGAAACATGTAGCGGGTCTTATGCGTGTCAATCATGCAGGGGAAGTCTGTGCCCAAGCCCTGTATCAAGGCCAAGCCTTAACAGCACATTTAACCCATATTAAAAAACAAATGAGTGATGCAGCCGCTGAAGAAATCGATCATCTAGCTTGGTGTGAAGTACGATTGGCTGAGCTCGGTTCAAAACCAAGTATATTAAATCCTTTCTGGTATGCTGGTTCAATTTTATTAGGAGCATTTGCTGGTTTTGCTGGAGATAAAGTAAGTTTAGGTTTTGTTGCCGAAACGGAGCGCCAAGTTTCAGATCATTTAAGATGTCATTTACAAAAATTACCCCCAAAAGATAAAAAATCACATGCGATTCTCGTTAAAATGAAAGAAGACGAAGAACGACATGCAGCTTCAGCGTTGAACGCTGGAGCAATTGAACTCCCTTACATGGTTAAACAATTAATGCGTGTAGTATCTAAATTAATGACTAAAAGTAGTTACTATGTTTAG